The genomic region GAGGGGGCCGTAAACCAGGGCGGCTTCCACGAGTCGCTCAACCTCGCCGCGCTGTGGAAGCTCCCGGTGATCTTCGTCGTTGAAGACAACGACTGGGGGATCTCGGTGCCCCGCTCGGCCTCGACTAGCAACTTCTCGGCCACCGACCGGGGCCGGGCCTACGGCATCCCCGGCGAGCGGGTCGAGGACAACTCGGTGGAAGGCGTCTACGAGGCGTGCGGACGCGCCGTACAGAGGGCGCGCCGGGGCGAGGGACCGTCGCTGGTAGAGGTGCACACCCTGCGGCTCTGGGGCCACTTCGAGGGCGACGCGCAGGGCTACCGCCAGAGTGAGCTCGAAGACGTGCCGGGGCGCGACCCGATCCCGACCTACCGGAGGACGCTCATCGAAGAGGGCGTGCTCGACGAGGAGGAGGCCCAGAGGATCCGGGCCGAGGCCGAAGAGGAGGTCGAGGCGGCGATCCGGTTCGCCAAAGAAAGCCCCGAGCCCGCCCCCGATGAGGCGCTGGAGCACGTCTTCGCCTGAGGGAAAGGAGGACGGAAGATGACGACCGCAGAGAGGACCCGCGAGAGGCGGTTAACCACCGCGCGGGCGATGGTCGAGGGCATCGCGCAGGAGATGCGCCGCAACGAAGAGGTCTTCGTCATGGGAGAAGACGTCGGCGCCTACGGCGGCATCTTCGGCACCACCACCGGGCTCCTCGATGAGTTCGGTCCCGAGCGGGTGATGGACACCCCGATCAGCGAGACCGGGTTCATCGGCGCCGGGATCGGGGCCGCCATCGAAGGGATGCGCCCCATCGTCGAGCTGATGTTCGTCGACTTCTTCGGCGTGTGCATGGACCAGATCTACAACCACATGGCCAAGATCCACTACGAGTCCGGCGGCAACGTCAGGGTGCCGATGGTCCTGATGACCTCGGTCGGCGGTGGCTACTCCGACGGGGCCCAGCACTCGCAATGCCTGTGGGCCACCTTCGCCCACCTGCCGGGGATGAAGATCGTCGTCCCCTCCAACCCGCGCGACGCCAAGGGGCTCATGATCTCCGCGATCCGGGACGACAACCCCGTCGTCTACATGACCCACAAGGGCATCATGGGCCTGGCCTGGATGGCCAAGAACGCCCGCTCGGTCGGCCCGGTACCCGAAGAGGAGTACGAGGTCCCGATAGGCAAGGCGAGCGTGGCCCGCGAGGGCACCGACGCCACCGTCGTGACCCTCTCGCTCTCGGTCCACCACGCGCTCGACGTGGCCGAGCGGCTCTCGGGAGAGGGCATCGAGCTGGAGGTCCTCGACCTGAGGAGCCTGGTCCCGCTCGACCGGGAGGCGATCCTGGAGTCGGTCGGCAAGACCGGCAGGGTGCTCGTCGTCGACGAGGACTACCGATCCTTCGGTCTCTCCGGCGAGATCGCCGCGACGATCGTCGAGGAGGACCCCGCGATGCTCAAGGCCCCGCTCGCGCGCGTCGCGGTACCGGATGTCCCGATCCCGTACGCGAGGCCGCTCGAACGGGCGGTCCTGCCCACCCCCGAGCGGATAGAGGAGGCAGCGCGCGGGCTGGTGGGCGCTTGATCGAGGTCCGCTTCCCTCTCCTCAACGAGAGCGAGCCCGACGCCGAGGGGGTGCTCGCCACCTGGTTCGTCGGCGACGGCGAAGAGGTCGGGGAGGGTCAGCTTCTGTGCGAGGTCCAGGTGGAGAAGACCTCCGAGGACGTCCACGCGGAGGGGGCGGGCACCATCCGGCTCGCGGTCTCCGAGGGAGAGGTGGTCCGTCAGGGAGAGGTGATCGCCCGCATAGAGTAGCCCTCGCGCTAGTGGTTGATGCGCTCGGTGCTCTCCGGGAAGGCCTCCCGCACCCGACAAAGGGCGGCGGAGGCCCGGATCATATACAGCTCGAGCAGCAGGCGGCGCAGGATCCCGCAGCGGGCTCTCTGCTCCTCCACCATCCGGGCGAGCCTCAGCACGTCCTCCGTACAGCGCTGGTAGCCGAGGGCGCACATCTCGAGCTCGATCTCCGAAGGCGAGCCGCGGAGGGTCATCACCATCTCAGCGGCCCGCTCCGCCACGCTGCGGCTAATCCCCGCCACGCCCGGCCGGGCCCCCTCGCACGGCGAGGCGGAGGCTATCCGCCCCACCGAGGCCCGTCGCAGGCGGTGCAGGGTCCTCCTGCGCCCGAGGGAGACGGCAAGGTCCATGAGGAAGACCACGCCCCCCAACAAGACTCGCGCCATAAAACGCCGAAGACCACCAGATCTCCCTTGCACGGCCTCACCTCCTTCAGGATGCAGGGACCAGAGGCCGCCGGGTCATCCGTCGGCTCGCCACCCTCAACGACCTCTCCGCCTGGGTCTGCAGCTGGCGCACCCGCTCGCGGGAGAGGCCGAGCTCGCGGGCGAGTTCGGTGAGCGTCGCCGGCTCCCGGCCGTCGATACCGTACCTCCTGACCAAAACATAGTGCAGGTTCTCCGGCATCCGGCGCAGCGCCCCCTTGAGCCAGAGGCTCTCCACCCTGCTCATGGCGATGCCGGGAACATCGGAGCTCTCCTCATCCTCGACGAAGTCGCCCGCGACGGCCCCCGGGTCATCCTCCGAGAGAGGCCGGTCGAAGCTCGTCACCTCGGGGGAGGCGCTCAGTGCGAAGACGACCTCCTCCACGCTCCACCCGAGCCTCTCGGCGATCTCCGCCTCCCGCGGTTCACGCCCGAGCTCGAAGGAGAGCTCCTCGCGGGCCCGGATCGCCTTGCGGATCTTCTCCCCCATCTGCACCGGGATCCTCACGACCCGGCCTTTGTCCGAGATCGCCCGCCCGACCGCCTGCCGGATCCACCAGGTGGCGTACGTCGAGAAGCGGTAGCCCCGCTCGGGGTCGAACCTCTCGACCGCCTTCATCAGCCCGATGTTGCCCTCCTGGATGAGGTCCTCGAACGGCAGCCCCATCCCCCGGTACCTCTTGGCCACCGAGACCACAAGCCTGAGGTTGCGCTCTATCAGCTCCGCGCGCGCCTCCGCATCTCCGCCTCCCGCCCGACGGGAGAGGTCGACCTCCTCCTGGTGGGTCAGAAGGGGCAGGCGGCTGATCTTCTCCATGTAACCCTCCAGTAGAGAAGGGACACCACTCTCCTTCTCGGTCGCCTCCAGATGTCCCTCCGTCACATCCTGCTCGATAAGAGTCATCTCTTTCCCTTCTTCGAGTAGATCCCTCGTCCACGAGGCTCCGGTCCACCCCGTCGTCATCGAGTCTTATTCCCACCTGCTTTAAGGATTCAGTAAAGTCCGGTTAGAAAGCCGTAAAGAATCCCCCAAAACCCCGCCTCCGGCTCAACAAGAGCGTGCCTGGATCACGCGCACTGCAACAAATACCTTCCCATTAACACCTCTTTACAGAAGCTTTATGAGAGGTTCACAGGCATGGAGCTATGCTTGGAAGAGAAGCCGGCCGGCACTGTCCAGCGATTCCACGAGGAGGCATCATGATGAGTGATCAGAGCGCGAGGACAGAAAGGAGAGGGGCGGGAGGAGAAGCCGTGTCCAACGGGATCTCGCCGGCCCGCACGTTTTTGCAGCCGATAGCCGCCCCTTCGATAGTCGGGCTCTTCGGCTTCGCCGTCTCGACCTTCATGGTCGCGGCGAACCTGGCCGGGTGGTACGGCAGCTCCTCCGAGCCGGTGTTCCTGTTCCCGCTCGCGTTCGCCTTCGGCGGGATAGCGCAGTTCGCCGCCGGGATGTGGTCCTTCAAGGCGCGGGATGCGGTGGCGGCCGGGATCCACTCGACGTGGGGTGCGTTCTGGATCGGCTACGGCATCCTCTGGTACATGGTGGCGAGGGGGATGGTCAGTACCGGCAGGGCCTTCGACCTGGGTCTCGGGTACTGGTTCATCGGGCTGACCGCCGTGACGTTCCTGGGCGCCATGATCATCGGCACCGACAACATCGCCCTGTCGGCGGTGCTAAACACGCTGTGGCTCGGCGCCGGCGCGCTCGCCGTGGGACTCCTCACCGCGACCCACTTCTGGGTGGTGATCGCCGGGTATCTGCTGATCCTCTCGGCCATAGCCGCCTGGTACACGGGCGGCGCGCTGATGGCCGCCGGGATGGGCAAGCCGATGTTCCCGATGGGGCTGAGCCGGCGCGAGCGGGAGAAGGCCGGGTTCAGCGCGGGCTTCGGCGAGCCCGGCGTCAAGCGCGGGCAGTAGGCCAGAGGATCCCCGCATGTCCCGCATGCGGGGATCCTTCACCGCTCGGTGAACCTGTACCCGACCCCGAACACCGTCTGTATGTAGCGGGGATTCTCGGGGTCGGGCTCTATCTTGTGCCGGATGTGCTGGACGTGAACGTCGACCACCCGGGGTTCGCCGTAGAAGCTCCCTCCCCAGATGTGCCTCAGGATACGCTCCCGGTCGCACACCTCTCCAGGGCGGGAGGCGAGGAAGGCGAGTATCTCGAACTCGCGGTTGGTAAGCCGGATCGGCTCCTCCCCGCGGAACACCCTGCGCCGGGCCAGATCTATCTCGAGCCCGTCGAACTTCAGCGTCTCGCTCTGGGGTGCAGACCTGGCCCGCCGGCGCCTGAGGTGCGCCCTTACCCGGCTCGCGAGCTCGCGCGGGCTGAAGGGTTTGGTGACGTAGTCGTCGGCCCCAATCTCGAGCCCGACGACGATGCTGGTCTCGTCGTCTCGGACGGTGAGCATGATGATCGGGACGTTCTCCACCCCGGAGCCGCTCGAGCGTATCATGCGGCACAGCGTGAGCCCGTCGGTGTCCGGGAGCATCCAGTCCAGGATCACAAGATCAAAGGGCCTCTCGCCCTCCAGAAGCTCGGTGGCCTCCCCGCCGCTGGAGGCCGCCTCGACCTCCATCCCCTCGCCTTCGAGCGCGTACTCGACGACCCTGCTCACCGCCGGGTCGTCCTCTACCACCAGTATCCTTGGCATCCTAATCTGTCTCCTCGAGCTCTATCTCGAAGGTGGAACCCTCGCCCTCGCGGGAGCTGACCCGCACGGTCCCCCCCATCCCCTCGACGAGGTCCCGGCAGATGGAGAGCCCGAGCCCGAATCCGCCCGATCCGGGGCTCTTGTAGAACCGCTCGAATATGCGGGGTAGCTCCTCGGGGCTTATCCCCTCCCCCTCGTCCTCGACGGCCACCCGCCCCCCGCCGACTCGCACCAGGACCCGCCGTCCCTCTGGGGAGTGCTTTACGGCGTTGTTCAGCAAAACCAGGAGCGCCTGCTCCAGCTGCTCCGGGTCCGCGAGGACCGACCTCCGGTCGTGGATCTCGAGGCGGAGCTCGACCGAAGCGCTCTGCGCGATGGGCTCCATCCTGTCTATGGCCCTCCCGGCCACCTCCGGGAGGTCGGTCCGACGTATCTCAGGGTCCCTCCTTTCGGCCCCGATGCGGGCGAGGCGCAACAGGGTCTCCGAGAGGCGCTGCATCCTGATGGCCTCCGCCCGCACGTCCTCGAGCAGCCGCCGCCGGCGCCCGGCCTCCTGCCCGCCGGTGAGGAGGAGCTCGGTCGCGCCGAGGATCGCAGTGATCGGCGTCTTCAGCTCGTGCGCTGCGTTGGCCAAGAACCGCTGCTGATTTGCCTCCAGGCGCTGCTCCTGTGAGAGGTCTCGCATAAGGACCAGCACCCCTCCCCGGTGGTCGTCGAACTTCGGAAGGTGGTTGAGCCTGATCTGCACCGCCGTATCCCCGGCGCGCGCGTAGCCGCCCTCGCATCGGAGGGTGCGGGCGCAGCGCTCGACGGCTCGCCCGAGGTCGAAGTCCTCGAAGGGGTTGGGAACGGCCCGGCCGAGCAGCGCGTCCTCGTCCATGCCGAGGATGCTGCAAGCTGCGGGGTTGACGAACATCACCCGGCACTTGAGGTCGGTGGCGAGGACCCCCTCCCCCATGTTCTCCAGGATGACCTCGAGGGTCTCCTCTTTCTCCTCAAGCAGTCTCCGGGAACGGGCCGGCAGCACGCCTCCCAGGGCCTCCCCCAAAGACCCGAAAAGCCTCCGGAAAGCCAATCAAACCTCCTGTCGCCGCCTCCCGGTGCATTATATCCGCAGCCTGGATCCCAAACCCCTCCTGCGCGGCGGACCTCCAGCCCTGGTCCCCTCAGCGCAGAGAGGCGCGCTGCCTTCCCGTACGGCGACTTCCCTGGGGGAGCGGGAGGTGGAGGGCAAGTATCATCCTGTCGGCCAGGCGGCTCAGCGCCCGCATCGCGGGCTCGAGCCAGAGGACGAGCACCGTGGCGACGACCGTTCCCACCACGAACCCGCCGGCGATGTCCCCCGGGTAGTGCTCCCCCACGTAGACGCGGGCGTAGCTCATCAGGGCGGCGTAGAGGAGCGCGAGAACGCCCAGCCGGCGATGGAAGGCGAGGAGCACGAACGAGATCGCGAAAGCCGCCGAGGCATGGTCGCTGGGAAACGAAGCATCGGCCGGATGGTGGGTCAGGAGGTGAACGGAGAGCGGATGGCTCACGAACGGCCGCGGCCTGTACCACAAGTGGCTTATGACCACGTTGGCCAGCAGCGCAACCCCGGCCCCGATGAGCGCGGTTATCGCGCCGCGGCGCTCACGTTCGAGCCCCCTCACCCAGCCGATCAGAAACCACAAGACGATCAGGCCGACGAATATCCCGACGGCCCATCCCGCGGCGCGTACCATCACGGCGTCGAGCAGCGGATGATGCCCGGCCGGTGCGTTGATCAGATGCTCCACACGATAGTCCAATTTTCGTCCTCTCTCTCGAGACGAACGTTAAACCCATGTTAAACGAAAATGATAGGTCCGTTCCCTGAGAAGCCGGTAAGAATGCCTCTCAGGGAAATCTCAGGAAAACCTTCCATCCTCCGTGCATGGCAGGTAGAAGGACCGACGGATGAATCTCTATCTCCTCCTCGCGCTGTCCGCCGCCGTCCTCCTCGTTGGGCTCCGACCGCCGCGCGCCCGAACGGTCCGGGAGCCGGTGGCGGGGCGGGTGCTCGTGCTCAGCGCCTCGGTCGGCGGGGGGCACGATGCGGCGGCCCGCGCGCTGGGCGGGAGGCTGGAGGAATCCGGGCTCGTGGTGACGGTGGAGGATGGTCTGCGGGCGATGAGTCCTGCGCTCGAGATCCTTCTGCGGCGCGGGTACATGAAACAGGCCCGGGGCGGCGGCCGGTTGCTGGCGTTCATCTTCGGCCTCACCTCACGGCGGGTCTGCGTCTCGGTGGTCCGGACGCTGTGCGGGCTGCTCTACGCCGGCCGGCTGCGGCGCCTCCTCCTCTTCCACCGACCCGAGATGGTGATCTCCACCTACCCGCTCGTCACCCAGGCCCTGGGGAGGCTGCGCCGCCGGAACCTCATCCCCCCGGTGATCGCGGCCATCGCGGACTACGGCGTACACCCGCTCTGGGTGCACCCGGACGCGGACCTGCACCTGGTCGTCTCGGAGCACTCGGCCGGGCTCGTCCGGCAAGCCGGGGGCCGGGCGGAGGTGGTACGTTTCCCGGTGAGACCAGATCTTCACCAGAACCTCGACCGGAGGGAGGTCCGGAAGACGCTGAAACTCCCCCAGGAGAGCAGGCTGGCGCTGATCGTCGGTGGAGCGTGGGGGATAGGGGACCTGGAGACCGCCGCCCGGTGTGTCGCCGGGAGCGGGGTCCACACCGTGGTGGTGACCGGCAAGAACACCGCCCTCAAAGAGCGGCTCGGGTGGGCATTCTCCGGCCGGCGGGACGTCACGGTCTTCGGCTGGCGCGATGACATGCCCCTGCTCATGGCCGCCTCGGACGTCCTGGTGCAGAACGCCGGAGGCATGACCTGCCTGGAGGCGCGGGAAGCCGGGCTCCCGATAGTGATGTTCGACCCGGTGCCCGGCCACGGCGAGTTCAACGCGCTCGCGATGGAGCGGGCCGGAGCCGCCCTCTGGCCCCGCACGGCCGAAGAGCTCGTCTCGATCCTCGAGAGCGGCACCTACAGCGAGCTCCGGGCACCGGAATCCTCCAGAGCCACGGATTCGGCAGAGGCCCTCCGCGAAATCCCCCGGGAGCGCCCACTCCCCGCCGCCGGCTCCACGCCCCTGCGCCCGGTGCTCGCCCCCCTCTTCGCGCTCGGGATGCTCGTCTGGCTCGTCTTCGCCTCCCCCGGCGCGGCGCTCGCCGTCGAGACGCTGCACCTGAAGATACCGGGGTACGACCCGCCCCCCGGCAAGATGGCCCTCGGGATAGAGACCTCGAGCCCGGCCACCGCGAGAGCCGCAGAGAGCTTCGCCCGGCGGCACGGTCTCCCGCTCACCATCTTCGTGCGAGGAGAAGCCGGGGAGGGCCTCGTCCCGGCGCGCGGGGTGAGCTTCGGGCTCGTCGCCCGGAGGGGGGAGGGGATCCCCTCCCCCTGGCGCAGCCGGGCGGCGCTGAAGCGCAAGGCGGAGAAGCTCCGCCGCGAGCGGGACATCCGGGTGCGCTATCTCCTCCCCGTCCCCAGGACGAACCTGGCCTCGCTCGCCACCGCCCCGCGGGGGATGCGGCCCGTGGCCCCGGAGAAGCCGGGCATGGTGGGCAACGGTCTCGTCGTGATAGACGCCTCGGGGACGAGCCCCGGGGCGGCGAGGGGGGCGCTGCGGGACGCGATGGCGCAGGCGAAGGCGAAAGGTCTCGGGTGCGTGCCGCTCGGAAAGCTGTAGGGGCCGGGCTGGCACTCGCCGCGGCCTACGCCGCCCCGGCAGCCTTCCGGCTTCCACCGGCCGGGGTCCTCTTCCGACCCCTGACCCGGGTGGAGGGGAACCGCGTGGCGCTGACCTTCGACGACGGTCCGGCTCACTCCACGGAACGCTTCCTGGAAGTCCTGCAGGAGCACGGGGTGCGGGCCACGTTCTTCGTCGTCGGAGAGCAGGTCGAAGCCAACCCGGGCATCCTCGAGGAGATCGCTTCCTGCGGGCACGAGATCGGACTGCACTGCCACCGGCACCGCAACCACCTGCGCCTGGGTCCGAAGGCGACGCTCGAGGACCTGCGAAGGGGAGCCGGGATCATCGAAGAGAGCCTCGGCCGGCGGGTCGCACTCTACCGTCCACCCTACGGGGTCTTCAACGCCGCCTCGTGGTCGTGGTGCGGCAGGAGGGGTTACCGCCGGGTGCTCTGGTCGCGCTGGGGGAAGGACTGGGAAGAGGGAGCCACGCCGTCGAGCGTGCTGCGCAACCTCGGATCTCCGGAAGCAGGAGAGATCGTGCTGCTGCACGACGCCGACCGCTACTCCGCGCCAGGCTCCTGGCGCAACACGCTGGCCGCGCTGCCGGAACTCCTGGAGCAGCTCTCCGAGAGAGGCATCGGGGCGGGGCCGGTGGGGAGGTCGGGCTAGTGCATGCCAGCCTCCTTCTGGGCATCGCGCTCGCGCTCGCCTCCACCTTCGCGTACAACGGCTCGGCGGTGCTGCTCGCGGTGGCGGCTCGCCGCCGTTCGCGGGGCAAGCCGCTCGTGCTGGAGGCCGGCAGGGACACCAGCGGCGTGGGAGGGGTGCTGCTCGACGCCTCCGGGTGGGTGCTCGAAGCCGCCGCGCTCGCGCTCATCCCGCTCACGCTGGTGCGGGTGTTGAGCTCCGCCGGGCTCGGGGTGCTCCTGGCTCTGAGCGGCAGGACGCTCGGAGAACCACTCGGGCGGACGAAGCTCACCGGAGCCGCGCTCGTCGGGGTCGGGGTGGTCGCGGTCGGCATCTCACCGCCCCGCTACGGGGGGGCGGCGCCTGCCGCCTGGGAATGGGGGGTGATGGTCGCGCTGGTGGTGCCGGTCGCCCTCTGTTACTACGTGCTCCGGGCGCTCGGCCGGCCCCAGGCCTCCCGCCTCTTCGGCGCCGTCTTCGCCGGGGTGGCCTTCGCGACGAGCGGCATCTTCACCAAGGGGGCGGTGGACCTCTTCTCCTCCGGAGCCCCCCTCTTCTCCGCGAGCCCGGACCATCCGCGAGGGCTCGCCCTCCCGCTCGCCCTGCTCGGAGTCGGGATGCTCGCAAGCGGGGTGCTGGCCTTCGAGGCGCAGATGAAATCGCTGCGCCACGTCCACGCCTCGGTCGTCACCCCGGTCGTGCTCGCGCTGCACACCGTGATCCCGATAGCCGCGGCCCCCTTCCTCTTCGACGAGCGGTGGCCGTCGAGCCCGCTCCTGCAGGCGGTGCTCGGCCTCGGCGTCTTCCTCACCCTGCTCGGCACGCTCGTGCTCTCCGCGGACGGCTCGAAGGAGCTGGACGTCCCCTGAAAGGCATTTCTCTCACGAACCTCTCAGGAAAGAGAGGGAAAATCCCGGCGTGGCACGGATGAGAAGAGAGTTCTTCGCCAGCTACGCCCGGTTCTCGCTCGTCGGGCTCTCCAACGGCGTCGTGGACTACGGAGCGCTGAACCTGCTCATGCTCCTCTTTCCCACCCGCCACCCGGTCCTGCTCGCCTCCTACAACGTCGTCGCGCTCATCCTGGCCAACGCGAACAGCTACGTCTGGAACAGCCGCTGGACCTTCCGGGGCCGCAGCGACCGCTCCCCGAGAGAGCTCCTGCTCTTCTCCAGTCAGGCCGCCCTGAACATCCTGGTGGCGGGCGGCGTGATCTGGGGCGTCTCCTCGCTGCTCTTCGCGTACACCAACCTGCCCTCCCTCGTCGTCGGCGACGCGGCGAAGGTCACCTCGAGCGTGGTCGCGACGACCCTGAGCTTTCTCGTGCTGCGCTACGTGGTCTTCCGGGAGCGCCCGCGGGGCGAACGGATGCCGGGCCTGCGGGAAGCCACCACGCCACCCTGCCGGAGCTCCCGCTAGAGCTCCCTCGAGAGGTAATCGGAGAGCGCCTCGCGCCAGTGGCGCATCGCCGGCCCGTCCGGCGAGGACAGGACGCCGTTGGCGGGCCGGGCGGCGGGGAGGGGGTACTCGGAGCTCTTGATCGGGGAGAGGTCGGCCTCGATCCCGGCGAGGGTGAAGATCTCGCGGGCGAAGTCGTACCACGAGCAAGAGCCGGAGTTGGTCGCG from Rubrobacter calidifluminis harbors:
- a CDS encoding thiamine pyrophosphate-dependent dehydrogenase E1 component subunit alpha codes for the protein MDASTRLSLYRTMVRIRAFEEAIRREYYVGKQPVFDIGAGPVPGEMHLSAGQEPVAAGLCAHLGPDDALTGPHRPHHIALAHGVDMKRMTAEIFGRESGLCHGKGGHMHLFAPEVHFGCSGIIAEGMPTACGQALAFKKRGTDQVAAAVVGEGAVNQGGFHESLNLAALWKLPVIFVVEDNDWGISVPRSASTSNFSATDRGRAYGIPGERVEDNSVEGVYEACGRAVQRARRGEGPSLVEVHTLRLWGHFEGDAQGYRQSELEDVPGRDPIPTYRRTLIEEGVLDEEEAQRIRAEAEEEVEAAIRFAKESPEPAPDEALEHVFA
- a CDS encoding alpha-ketoacid dehydrogenase subunit beta encodes the protein MTTAERTRERRLTTARAMVEGIAQEMRRNEEVFVMGEDVGAYGGIFGTTTGLLDEFGPERVMDTPISETGFIGAGIGAAIEGMRPIVELMFVDFFGVCMDQIYNHMAKIHYESGGNVRVPMVLMTSVGGGYSDGAQHSQCLWATFAHLPGMKIVVPSNPRDAKGLMISAIRDDNPVVYMTHKGIMGLAWMAKNARSVGPVPEEEYEVPIGKASVAREGTDATVVTLSLSVHHALDVAERLSGEGIELEVLDLRSLVPLDREAILESVGKTGRVLVVDEDYRSFGLSGEIAATIVEEDPAMLKAPLARVAVPDVPIPYARPLERAVLPTPERIEEAARGLVGA
- a CDS encoding lipoyl domain-containing protein encodes the protein MIEVRFPLLNESEPDAEGVLATWFVGDGEEVGEGQLLCEVQVEKTSEDVHAEGAGTIRLAVSEGEVVRQGEVIARIE
- a CDS encoding sigma-70 family RNA polymerase sigma factor; the protein is MTLIEQDVTEGHLEATEKESGVPSLLEGYMEKISRLPLLTHQEEVDLSRRAGGGDAEARAELIERNLRLVVSVAKRYRGMGLPFEDLIQEGNIGLMKAVERFDPERGYRFSTYATWWIRQAVGRAISDKGRVVRIPVQMGEKIRKAIRAREELSFELGREPREAEIAERLGWSVEEVVFALSASPEVTSFDRPLSEDDPGAVAGDFVEDEESSDVPGIAMSRVESLWLKGALRRMPENLHYVLVRRYGIDGREPATLTELARELGLSRERVRQLQTQAERSLRVASRRMTRRPLVPAS
- a CDS encoding acetate uptake transporter family protein — encoded protein: MSNGISPARTFLQPIAAPSIVGLFGFAVSTFMVAANLAGWYGSSSEPVFLFPLAFAFGGIAQFAAGMWSFKARDAVAAGIHSTWGAFWIGYGILWYMVARGMVSTGRAFDLGLGYWFIGLTAVTFLGAMIIGTDNIALSAVLNTLWLGAGALAVGLLTATHFWVVIAGYLLILSAIAAWYTGGALMAAGMGKPMFPMGLSRREREKAGFSAGFGEPGVKRGQ
- a CDS encoding response regulator transcription factor, which codes for MPRILVVEDDPAVSRVVEYALEGEGMEVEAASSGGEATELLEGERPFDLVILDWMLPDTDGLTLCRMIRSSGSGVENVPIIMLTVRDDETSIVVGLEIGADDYVTKPFSPRELASRVRAHLRRRRARSAPQSETLKFDGLEIDLARRRVFRGEEPIRLTNREFEILAFLASRPGEVCDRERILRHIWGGSFYGEPRVVDVHVQHIRHKIEPDPENPRYIQTVFGVGYRFTER
- a CDS encoding sensor histidine kinase yields the protein MAFRRLFGSLGEALGGVLPARSRRLLEEKEETLEVILENMGEGVLATDLKCRVMFVNPAACSILGMDEDALLGRAVPNPFEDFDLGRAVERCARTLRCEGGYARAGDTAVQIRLNHLPKFDDHRGGVLVLMRDLSQEQRLEANQQRFLANAAHELKTPITAILGATELLLTGGQEAGRRRRLLEDVRAEAIRMQRLSETLLRLARIGAERRDPEIRRTDLPEVAGRAIDRMEPIAQSASVELRLEIHDRRSVLADPEQLEQALLVLLNNAVKHSPEGRRVLVRVGGGRVAVEDEGEGISPEELPRIFERFYKSPGSGGFGLGLSICRDLVEGMGGTVRVSSREGEGSTFEIELEETD
- a CDS encoding undecaprenyl-diphosphatase; its protein translation is MDYRVEHLINAPAGHHPLLDAVMVRAAGWAVGIFVGLIVLWFLIGWVRGLERERRGAITALIGAGVALLANVVISHLWYRPRPFVSHPLSVHLLTHHPADASFPSDHASAAFAISFVLLAFHRRLGVLALLYAALMSYARVYVGEHYPGDIAGGFVVGTVVATVLVLWLEPAMRALSRLADRMILALHLPLPQGSRRTGRQRASLR
- a CDS encoding MGDG synthase family glycosyltransferase, which gives rise to MNLYLLLALSAAVLLVGLRPPRARTVREPVAGRVLVLSASVGGGHDAAARALGGRLEESGLVVTVEDGLRAMSPALEILLRRGYMKQARGGGRLLAFIFGLTSRRVCVSVVRTLCGLLYAGRLRRLLLFHRPEMVISTYPLVTQALGRLRRRNLIPPVIAAIADYGVHPLWVHPDADLHLVVSEHSAGLVRQAGGRAEVVRFPVRPDLHQNLDRREVRKTLKLPQESRLALIVGGAWGIGDLETAARCVAGSGVHTVVVTGKNTALKERLGWAFSGRRDVTVFGWRDDMPLLMAASDVLVQNAGGMTCLEAREAGLPIVMFDPVPGHGEFNALAMERAGAALWPRTAEELVSILESGTYSELRAPESSRATDSAEALREIPRERPLPAAGSTPLRPVLAPLFALGMLVWLVFASPGAALAVETLHLKIPGYDPPPGKMALGIETSSPATARAAESFARRHGLPLTIFVRGEAGEGLVPARGVSFGLVARRGEGIPSPWRSRAALKRKAEKLRRERDIRVRYLLPVPRTNLASLATAPRGMRPVAPEKPGMVGNGLVVIDASGTSPGAARGALRDAMAQAKAKGLGCVPLGKL
- a CDS encoding polysaccharide deacetylase family protein, encoding MRAARKAVGAGLALAAAYAAPAAFRLPPAGVLFRPLTRVEGNRVALTFDDGPAHSTERFLEVLQEHGVRATFFVVGEQVEANPGILEEIASCGHEIGLHCHRHRNHLRLGPKATLEDLRRGAGIIEESLGRRVALYRPPYGVFNAASWSWCGRRGYRRVLWSRWGKDWEEGATPSSVLRNLGSPEAGEIVLLHDADRYSAPGSWRNTLAALPELLEQLSERGIGAGPVGRSG
- a CDS encoding GtrA family protein; translated protein: MRREFFASYARFSLVGLSNGVVDYGALNLLMLLFPTRHPVLLASYNVVALILANANSYVWNSRWTFRGRSDRSPRELLLFSSQAALNILVAGGVIWGVSSLLFAYTNLPSLVVGDAAKVTSSVVATTLSFLVLRYVVFRERPRGERMPGLREATTPPCRSSR